The window tattatattattattattaccaaaaatCAAAANNNNNNNNNNNNNNNNNNNNNNNNNNNNNNNNNNNNNNNNNNNNNNNNNNNNNNNNNNNNNNNNNNNNNNNNNNNNNNNNNNNNNNNNNNNNNNNNNNNNNNNNNNNNNNNNNNNNNNNNNNNNNNNNNNNNNNNNNNNNNNNNNNNNNNNNNNNNNNNNNNNNNNNNNNNNNNNNNNNNNNNNNNNNNNNNNNNNNNNNNNNNNNNNNNNNNNNNNNNNNNNNNNNNNNNNNNNNNNNNNNNNNNNNNNNNNNNNNNNNNNNNNNNNNNNNNNNNNNNNNNNNNNNNNNNNNNNNNNNNNNNNNNNNNNNNNNNNNNNNNNNNNNNNNNNNNNNNNNNNNNNNNNNNNNNNNNNNNNNNNNNNNNNNNNNNNNNNNNNNNNNNNNNNNNNNNNNNNNNNNNNNNNNNNNNNNNNNNNNNNNNNNNNNNNNNNNNNNNNNNNNNNNNNNNNNNNNNNNNNNNNNNNNNNNNNNNNNNNNNNNNNNNNNNNNNNNNNNNNNTTCACGACAGCGATATCGTTGTTCATCCATCTGATATTATCGTTTTCATGACCGTCGAAAACGTAGTCttgatttatacaaatataagttattatattaatgagtAGAAATTGTGATATGTTTATCgtgtatgcaaatattttcttataacatggaaatataaaaaataatatcatgtaGTCTGCGATGCCCAGACTCGGCAGAAGTATGagaaaaacatgttttacaTATACGAAACTTCCCGAATTGctctttcagctataaaataatctaataacTTTACTGGAGAGTTTATAATGCTCATGTAGCTgctatattttctatatattataatcatactcACTTTTAGGCACGCATTTCCAAATAGCTTTTGCGCCATTCTTTATACAAGGATTGTTATACCTATCGTCATCATCAGCGTAtctacaaaaacattattatttcaaacattcCCTCATCAAATTCAGCCTTGTATAGAGGATATCTAACTAAACTATGAAACTTGATCATAACTTAAAACAAGTTTGATCTAGGATTTAGGTACTAAAAAATTATTaggcaataaataaaagtattttacttatAAGTTCCAGAAACAATGTAGAAATGTTCAGCGTCTTCAATACAAGCGGCTGATGTTAAGATGTACTCTTCGTGGATGATCACGCCGCCACACAGCCACGTGCGGTAATTCGGTTGTTTTTTGTTACTACGTGGCAATTTTAGATAAACCTAGAACAAGGGCAGATCTTATTTTTCGAAAAGTTGATACTCGTAATAAAATCAAGAGAATAAACCAAATTGCGTATTAAAATATGCATAGTAACAGTAAGTATCAAGTATTGCATCTCAAATGCAAAGTAAAATATCCGATTTCAATGAATTGGTAATAATAGGTAGTTCTGAAGAATaatcttaatattgttaaactaCATGATGGACTACTTGTACGTACCATGTACGGCCTGCCATCAGTAACTTCATCGCCATTTATGATCCTTCGAGTATTGTTAAGAATTTTTACAACTTCGGCTGGCATATGAGTTGCTACTTCTATAGTCTTTACATCTGAAATcatagttttattacttatctaTTCCTTCTAAAACCTATACTTCGTAAAATTAAAAGGCAAGTCTCaccataaaaaagaaaaattaaaacaaatatacaaaaaccgAACTTCATTTTGGAAACTCAAATGCAAAggatctttttatttaaaaaaggcatTCAGCATGAAACGAAATCATATCTTTATGCAATTTCATGCATCaccgaaaatattaatttaaattttatttcatatccgctgtaaatgaaaattacattacaaCGACTTCATTCAAATTCGAATAAATGtgtattcaaaaaaattattgataattgaACCCAGtctcattaaaaaaactaacataTTAGTAACCTCTGCATACATTGCGTAATTATAAACTGCTCTGTAAATGAAGGATAGAgacttttagttttttaattaagataaagcttttattttctaaatacgTAATTAGGCAAATGAAATGTAATTGAATACTAAATCATAACAATCCAactattaatgatatttttatatggctTTGTCAATGTCATagattacttattatttgtttcagCCACAAACAAAATGCGggtcaataaaatatgtaatattattttgtaaaactctggctttgaatattttttccgtgtgtatacttaaaataaaataaaagttaatgataatttatttttagtcatttaTTGGCTATTAGGATTCTTAATTAAGTCCTGtagattttatatcttttacttTCGATGCTTTTGTTACATTAAATGCTCTGACAATAACTCCGCCATGCTGTTCAGCTTTATCTCGAGCTAAAGTTGGTTCTCTAGTAGCATTAACATCAATGTAAGTCTTATTCAAAACTGTAGCCACCTGGTTCCTTCTCATTGCTTTTATTTCGTTCTTGGCAGGTCTGAAAATTATGACGAATTATtggttaataacaaaaaaattataatataaaaatgaatatgaagAACTTAAGCTGTCCTTAAGAGatgagaaaatataatatgaaataattattatttgtataatattacaaGATGTTCTCTTCAGGGGGCCTGAGaatgtataataatgtatttcttttgttttcacattaaaaaaaaaagtatttaccaTCTGGGTGATCAATCCAGCTCATCACAGTTTCTGTGTGCGTCTCACTGGCACGGAATAGCTTGTCGCATCCCGTTCtgaaaacgaaaaataattggCTTTATTATTACGTATATAAGTATTATCATCTCTATATTTATCTACTGCAGGTTCTTATGAAatgaatcatattattattgaaaattagtcTATAATATTCAGTAGTGGCGTAAAGTATAAAATAGAAGCTTGAGACGTACGCAGCTTCTTTGTAGATGGCACAGCTAATGAGGACTCTGTTTCTATATACACTGGTGTATAGAAATGGTCCATAGCATTTGTTAGTTCTTTCCTTAACAAGACAAGCTGAGATGACGCCGATAACGATAGAGTTGACTCCTGAACCGTACACTAGAGGACCGCCATGATCGTTCTGTGAACAAATAATATTGCCAGgaaatatttatgttggaaTGGAAAGACGATAAAagatacataaaaaagtaaattgaacataaaattaGAATGTATCAAAGAAGGTATGGATCACTGAGTAAAACCGTTGATTGAAAATtgcttataaatttaatttaatttcttaagcctgaagtttaattttttaatgtactAAAATGTTTAGCACTCATTGTATATACTTATTCCAACACATCCATATTTGCTGTAgtcaaaaatactattaaagtaatagaaaaaaattacctcGCAAAACCCTCCACTGCCTGGACCAGCTTGCCTTCGTCCTGATTCGTTGTGATAAGCGGAATGAAGAATCAATTCACCGGGACTAAACGTTCTTCTGCCGTCTTCATCTGACTCTTCTGAATACATTATATCCGTGCAATCTACGTATTTTTCCTGAAATAGGCAacattatattcttaaaatacataatatactttatattcttttcaaaaaattatgttttacatcCAATATTTCAAGATTAAGCTTCGTTAGAGtgacaataaatattgcaattataatttcactaatatttaccTGACAAATCTCGCTAAGGTCGGGTACAAGATCTTTAGAACATATCATGTAGTTATCGATGATATTGTGGTACCGTTTACCCCACCGCTTCTTGCATCGGTTTTTAGAGATGATTCGTACTTCGGTTTCCAATAGATCTTGGGTCACTGTATCTTTCGTCAAATGCTGGAATTAGAATTCcgaaattaattaagtatttgttaAGTTCGTTTCTATGTATATTGAAATCAAACTTTCATCGGAGTTGCTTTGTATATATTGGTCACATAGGATTTACCTCGTTATATTTCTCAGTACTTCCCCACCCAGCAATAGAGGCGATAGTCCCAGGATCCTCGAGGCGACTGCTCTGGTTATTGTAGCAGATCGGACGAGGCACGAAGTCACATCCTCTAACACGTCTGGTGAAATCAAACTCCTCTTCAACTTTCACAATAGCGATGTCGTTGTTCATCCATCTAATGTTATCGTTTTCATGGCCGTCGAAAACGTAATCTGGTTTTTATGAATACCTGTCAATATTATTCAAGTTTCCTCGCTGCTGGATTATGCTATATCTATAGCCTATCCAGTATATAGTAGCTACTATTATAGATACGATGGTATGCAAAAGGTAGGATTTATAGTCAAAATGTCAATTTATTAATCCATAATCCAGCTAAaaaccataattattataagtccATAAATTAGGAAAATGATAAACCATTATAAAAACTTACTCCGTGGTATACATTTCCAGATAGCTTTCTTAGCGCCATTTTTAAAACAAGCATTGCTGATGCGATCGTCGCGTTCATCGTGtctgtaagtataattttttacgtCTAGCCGATCTTAAAACTGAATAAATCAACATTAACCCACTGAAACTCAGAGTAGAATGTAGATCATGTTCTTGCAATCTTAACTGTATCTATCATATTCAAGAAAATATTCTACACCTTACTGCAGGAGTCAGCAaccaaatatctatatatatctCTTATTATAGATTTGATGTTCTTAATCGGCGGAGAGAATTAAACATGAGTTGctctattgtaatttaaaaaataatttattgtttaacgaGCTTATCACAttatcactaaaataatttataatcttcaAGTTTCATTTCGAATAATCTTGAGTCTTTTCGCGTAATTAGTTTCCAACATACATTTATGAttggtaaaatactttt of the Manduca sexta isolate Smith_Timp_Sample1 chromosome 18, JHU_Msex_v1.0, whole genome shotgun sequence genome contains:
- the LOC119189645 gene encoding uncharacterized protein LOC119189645 — protein: MICISYYILYILSLCIILEATADLDGINVGTTVPTNIRDILKNANASEVKNILNNTRRIIIGSEARDSRPYMVYLKLPPNNPKYKDYRRWLCGGVIVHEEYILTSAACIEDAKHFYVVSGTYRHDERDDRISNACFKNGAKKAIWKCIPRNYVFDGHENDNIRWMNNDIAIVKVEEEFDFTRRVRGCDFVPRPICYNNQSSRLEDPGTIASIAGWGSTEKYNEHLTKDTVTQDLLETEVRIISKNRCKKRWGKRYHNIIDNYMICSKDLVPDLSEICQEKYVDCTDIMYSEESDEDGRRTFSPGELILHSAYHNESGRRQAGPGSGGFCENDHGGPLVYGSGVNSIVIGVISACLVKERTNKCYGPFLYTSVYRNRVLISCAIYKEAATGCDKLFRASETHTETVMSWIDHPDDVKTIEVATHMPAEVVKILNNTRRIINGDEVTDGRPYMVYLKLPRSNKKQPNYRTWLCGGVIIHEEYILTSAACIEDAEHFYIVSGTYK